One region of Nycticebus coucang isolate mNycCou1 chromosome 10, mNycCou1.pri, whole genome shotgun sequence genomic DNA includes:
- the CTU1 gene encoding cytoplasmic tRNA 2-thiolation protein 1, which produces MPAPPCTSCHGARAALRRPRSGQALCGACFCAAFEAEVLHTVLAGRLLPPSAVVAVGASGGKDSTVLAHVLRELAPRLGISLHLVAVDEGIGGYRDAALAAVRRQAARWELPLTIVAYADLFGGWTMDAVARSTAGSGRSRSCCTFCGVLRRRALEEGARRVGATHIVTGHNADDMAETVLMNFLRGDAGRLARGGGLGSPGEGGALPRCRPLQFASQKEVVLYAHFRRLDYFSEECVYAPEAFRGHARELLKRLEAARPSAVLDLVHSAERLALVPAARPPRPGSCSRCGALASRDLCQACALLDGLNRGRPRLAIGKGRRGLGEEGPQGAPGDGARPPASEAIPSF; this is translated from the exons ATGCCCGCCCCACCCTGCACCTCCTGCCACGGGGCACGAGCCGCCCTCCGCCGCCCGCGCTCGGGGCAGGCACTGTGTGGCGCCTGCTTCTGCGCTGCCTTCGAGGCCGAGGTGCTGCACACGGTGCTCGCGGGCCGCCTGCTGCCGCCCAGCGCCGTGGTGGCCGTGGGTGCCTCAGGCGGCAAGGACTCCACCGTGCTCGCGCACGTGCTGCGCGAGCTCGCTCCGCGCCTGGGCATCTCCCTGCATCTCGTGGCTGTGGATGAGGGCATCGGCGGCTACAGGGACGCGGCGCTGGCGGCCGTGCGGCGCCAGGCAGCGCGCTGGGAGCTGCCGCTCACTATTGTGGCCTACGCAGACCTCTTTGGGGGCTGGACGATGGACGCCGTGGCCCGCAGCACTGCCGGCTCGGGCCGCAGCCGCTCCTGCTGCACCTTCTGCGGGGTGCTGCGGCGCAGAGCACTGGAGGAAGGGGCGCGTCGCGTGGGAGCCACGCACATCGTGACTG GTCACAACGCAGACGATATGGCAGAGACAGTGCTCATGAACTTCTTGCGGGGCGACGCGGGGCGGCTGGCCCGGGGCGGGGGCCTGGGCTCCCCAGGCGAGGGGGGCGCCCTGCCGCGCTGCCGCCCGCTGCAGTTCGCGTCGCAGAAGGAGGTGGTGCTGTACGCGCATTTCCGCCGTCTGGATTACTTCTCCGAGGAGTGTGTCTACGCGCCCGAGGCCTTCCGCGGCCACGCCCGCGAGCTGCTTAAGCGCCTGGAGGCTGCAAGGCCATCGGCGGTGCTGGACCTCGTGCACTCGGCTGAGCGCCTGGCGCTGGTCCCGGCCGCGCGTCCTCCGCGCCCAGGTTCCTGCTCCCGCTGCGGGGCGCTAGCCAGCCGCGACCTCTGCCAGGCTTGCGCCCTCCTGGACGGCCTGAACCGCGGCCGGCCCCGCTTGGCCATCGGCAAGGGCCGCCGGGGTCTGGGCGAGGAGGGACCGCAGGGGGCACCTGGGGATGGGGCCCGGCCTCCTGCCTCCGAGGCCATCCCCTCTTTCTAG